One window of the Parasphingopyxis algicola genome contains the following:
- a CDS encoding glutamate-cysteine ligase family protein → MGQDIARSRFEQNDHAEFRARLRNETKTLKRWFEEKRFERSDTFTTGLELEAWLVDENFLPTPSSNEFIATANDPHVVHELSKFNFELNADPHGLTDRCFATMRNDLDSLWRRCTHAAETLRQQPLAIGILPTVRDEMLQPAWMSDLNRYKALNDELFRARQEEPFHIEISGQDELDYRCDHIMLEAACTSLQAHLQINQDDAVRFYNASLVAAAPLIAATANSPFLYGKSLWAETRIPAFEQATKVHGFLDLHGRQVLRVTLGMGYLRQSFIELFLENLSYPTLLPIVSEDGDRFRNLRLQNGTIWRWVRPIIGFDGAGTPHLRIEHRVMPSGPTIADTIANLMLCFGLMIDLGRAETPPETETGFEDCRANFYACARDGLNARICWAGKTHDVRALLLEKLLPDAKRALAREGVDTADLDYYFDEILQARIASGLIGAEWQRRYYSGNGRNFQALTERYAELQGGGTPVHSWPL, encoded by the coding sequence TTGGGCCAGGATATTGCACGATCGCGGTTCGAGCAAAACGACCATGCAGAGTTCCGGGCACGGCTCCGAAACGAGACGAAGACGCTGAAGCGCTGGTTCGAGGAAAAACGGTTCGAACGGTCCGATACGTTCACGACGGGCCTCGAGCTCGAAGCCTGGTTGGTCGACGAGAATTTCCTCCCCACGCCGAGCAGCAACGAATTCATCGCCACGGCGAACGACCCGCATGTCGTCCATGAACTTTCGAAGTTCAATTTCGAACTCAATGCCGATCCCCACGGTCTGACGGACCGATGCTTCGCCACGATGCGCAACGATCTCGACAGCTTATGGCGGCGCTGCACGCATGCGGCGGAGACCCTGCGGCAGCAGCCATTGGCGATCGGTATCCTGCCGACCGTGCGCGACGAGATGCTCCAGCCGGCCTGGATGTCCGATCTCAACCGGTACAAGGCGCTCAACGACGAGCTGTTCCGCGCCCGCCAGGAGGAGCCGTTTCATATCGAGATCAGCGGCCAGGACGAACTCGATTACCGTTGCGATCATATCATGCTGGAGGCGGCCTGCACCTCGCTCCAGGCTCATCTCCAGATCAACCAGGACGACGCCGTCCGGTTCTACAATGCATCGCTCGTCGCGGCTGCGCCGTTGATCGCCGCGACGGCGAACTCTCCATTCCTCTATGGCAAGTCGCTATGGGCCGAGACCCGGATTCCGGCGTTCGAACAGGCGACGAAGGTTCATGGCTTTCTGGATCTCCATGGCCGGCAGGTTCTGCGGGTCACGTTGGGCATGGGCTATCTGCGGCAATCATTTATCGAGCTTTTTCTCGAAAATCTGAGCTATCCGACGCTGCTTCCCATCGTCAGCGAGGACGGCGATCGCTTTCGCAATCTGCGCCTCCAGAACGGCACGATATGGCGCTGGGTCAGGCCGATCATCGGGTTCGACGGCGCCGGCACGCCGCATCTGCGGATCGAACATCGGGTCATGCCATCCGGGCCCACGATCGCCGACACGATCGCCAATCTCATGCTGTGCTTCGGCCTGATGATCGATCTCGGCCGTGCGGAAACGCCGCCGGAAACGGAAACCGGGTTCGAGGATTGCCGCGCGAATTTCTACGCCTGCGCCAGGGACGGGCTGAATGCGCGGATATGCTGGGCCGGAAAGACCCATGATGTCCGGGCCCTGCTGCTCGAAAAGCTGCTGCCCGACGCCAAGCGCGCGCTCGCCCGGGAAGGCGTGGATACGGCCGATCTCGACTATTATTTCGACGAAATCTTGCAGGCGCGCATAGCGTCCGGCCTCATCGGCGCGGAATGGCAGCGCCGTTATTATTCCGGGAATGGCCGGAACTTCCAGGCGCTGACCGAACGCTATGCCGAATTGCAAGGCGGCGGTACGCCCGTCCATAGCTGGCCCCTATGA
- a CDS encoding M14 family metallopeptidase — MTQQDAVIRLDRLNQFPAGLTDIGPREIATVLPNPALIMIPGEREDPLFVSTVLHGNETTSFFVLRELARKYGATPPPRSLMIFVGNVRAMAADARYLPDQHDFNRIWADGDSPFHHLVRQVAEAAREQDPFASIDIHNNTGTNPYYGCVNALRPADLHLAAAFAPVGVFYRNPSTTQSVAFSQFCPAVTIECGKSGDEAGIAKALWLIDHVAALEHFPDHAPPDEAVRLYQTVGSVVVDPASSIAFGDSGADLALRPDLEAMNFSDLEAGTYWATAREPARALRVIGEHGDDLTDQFFVADGGRISLKRAATPAMITSDESVIRQDCLGYLMAPL; from the coding sequence ATGACCCAGCAAGATGCGGTGATCCGGCTCGATCGCCTGAACCAGTTTCCGGCCGGCCTCACCGATATCGGACCACGGGAGATTGCAACGGTTCTCCCAAATCCGGCGCTGATCATGATTCCCGGCGAGCGCGAAGATCCGCTGTTCGTGTCGACGGTTCTCCATGGCAACGAGACGACGAGCTTTTTCGTCCTTCGCGAACTTGCCCGCAAATATGGTGCGACGCCGCCGCCGAGAAGCCTGATGATTTTCGTCGGCAACGTTCGGGCGATGGCGGCGGACGCCCGCTACCTTCCCGACCAGCACGATTTCAATCGTATCTGGGCGGACGGAGACAGCCCGTTTCACCATCTCGTGCGCCAGGTCGCCGAGGCCGCCCGCGAACAGGATCCGTTCGCAAGCATCGACATTCACAACAATACCGGCACCAATCCCTATTATGGCTGCGTCAACGCGCTCCGGCCCGCCGACCTGCACCTGGCGGCAGCGTTCGCCCCGGTCGGCGTTTTCTACCGGAATCCGTCGACAACCCAGTCCGTCGCCTTTTCGCAATTCTGTCCGGCGGTCACGATCGAATGCGGGAAAAGCGGCGATGAAGCGGGTATCGCGAAAGCGCTGTGGCTGATCGACCATGTTGCAGCTCTCGAGCATTTTCCCGACCATGCGCCGCCGGACGAGGCTGTCCGGCTCTACCAGACGGTCGGCTCGGTCGTCGTCGATCCGGCCAGCAGCATTGCGTTCGGCGACAGCGGCGCCGACCTGGCGTTGCGACCGGATCTCGAGGCAATGAATTTTTCGGACCTCGAAGCCGGAACCTATTGGGCGACGGCCCGTGAGCCGGCGCGCGCGTTGCGCGTGATCGGCGAACATGGGGATGACCTGACCGATCAGTTTTTTGTCGCCGACGGCGGGCGGATATCTCTCAAACGCGCTGCGACGCCCGCGATGATTACAAGCGACGAGAGCGTCATCCGTCAGGATTGTCTCGGATATCTGATGGCGCCGCTCTGA
- a CDS encoding YdcH family protein, whose product MSHVPHELAEEFPDHVDRLHDLKVGNAHFAKLADEYHTINREIHRIESGVEPGTDERTTVLRKQRLELKDEIAAMIFETAR is encoded by the coding sequence ATGTCACATGTACCGCACGAACTGGCGGAGGAATTTCCGGACCATGTCGATCGGCTTCACGACCTCAAGGTCGGCAATGCCCATTTCGCGAAGCTGGCCGACGAATACCACACGATCAACCGCGAGATTCACCGGATCGAAAGCGGTGTCGAGCCGGGAACCGACGAGCGCACCACGGTGCTGCGCAAACAGCGGCTCGAGTTGAAAGACGAGATCGCGGCGATGATATTCGAAACCGCCCGGTAG
- a CDS encoding cupin domain-containing protein, producing the protein MLTRDHIEFVQAQMLPWRRIGAGLARPDAEYKMLSRDPADGACTALIRYPAGWSREGPEHIAASEEFYVLEGALHMDDHVYPADSYAYLPAGWTRRSMSAPDGCALLAFYDREPTLMPDKGELAEEDASRAIPHIDAAAMEWDMTLNDPNLRHLGISRKNLRTDPVTGERTFLSLILPQSAPPTGEGPQEMHPVVEEAYLIAGSLTGPFGTMYPGAYFWRPPGIAHGPFGARWGCVSLIRFVGGRHVNQWTDEQAPFRYDAPYAPVLPDKLAYLADTEWAPPAAY; encoded by the coding sequence ATGCTGACGCGCGATCATATCGAATTCGTCCAGGCCCAGATGCTGCCCTGGCGGCGGATCGGCGCGGGGCTCGCCAGGCCGGACGCCGAATACAAGATGTTGAGCCGGGATCCCGCCGATGGCGCCTGTACGGCGCTGATACGCTATCCGGCGGGCTGGTCGCGCGAAGGGCCCGAGCATATCGCCGCGAGCGAAGAATTCTACGTGCTCGAAGGCGCACTGCATATGGACGATCATGTCTATCCGGCCGATAGTTATGCCTATCTGCCGGCCGGGTGGACGCGCCGCTCGATGAGCGCGCCGGACGGCTGCGCCCTGCTGGCCTTTTACGATCGCGAACCGACGCTGATGCCCGACAAGGGCGAACTGGCCGAAGAGGATGCATCCCGCGCCATTCCACATATCGATGCGGCCGCGATGGAGTGGGACATGACCCTGAACGATCCCAATCTTCGGCATCTGGGCATTTCGCGCAAGAATCTGCGCACCGATCCCGTTACCGGCGAGCGCACCTTCCTGTCGCTCATCCTGCCGCAAAGCGCACCGCCGACCGGGGAAGGACCGCAGGAAATGCATCCGGTGGTGGAAGAGGCGTATCTGATCGCCGGGTCGCTGACCGGCCCGTTCGGTACCATGTATCCCGGCGCCTATTTCTGGCGGCCGCCGGGCATTGCTCACGGCCCATTCGGCGCGCGCTGGGGATGCGTGTCCCTGATCCGCTTCGTCGGTGGACGGCATGTCAATCAATGGACGGACGAGCAGGCGCCTTTCCGGTACGATGCGCCCTATGCGCCGGTCCTTCCCGACAAACTGGCGTATCTGGCCGATACCGAATGGGCGCCGCCGGCCGCATACTGA
- a CDS encoding sulfotransferase, with amino-acid sequence MTGRVILILGMHRSGTSALAGTLQSAGLFLGDVIEASPHNRKGNRENKKVMLLNEEILTSNGGAWHRPPPRMEWQADHRARRDAIIADYRGRSPWGLKDPRLLLLLDGWRAALPDAEFVGTVRSPVAVARSLLKRNPEFGTSGAFVDLWHHYNERLFALWRRERFPLVDFDTDSDRYLDRLAAICERLGLDPARSDERFFEASLRTAQRNGTGAELVIPDRTRRLYRDLKEAASD; translated from the coding sequence ATGACCGGTCGTGTCATCCTCATCCTCGGCATGCACCGAAGCGGCACCAGCGCGCTCGCCGGCACACTGCAATCGGCCGGGCTTTTCCTAGGCGATGTGATCGAGGCATCGCCGCACAACCGGAAGGGCAATCGCGAAAACAAGAAAGTCATGTTGCTCAATGAGGAGATTCTCACATCGAACGGAGGTGCCTGGCACCGCCCGCCGCCGCGGATGGAGTGGCAGGCGGATCATCGGGCCCGGCGTGACGCAATCATAGCCGACTATCGGGGCAGAAGCCCTTGGGGGCTCAAGGATCCCCGCTTATTGCTGCTGCTCGACGGTTGGCGTGCTGCGCTTCCCGACGCCGAATTCGTGGGAACCGTTCGCAGCCCTGTCGCCGTCGCCCGGTCGTTGCTGAAGCGCAATCCGGAGTTTGGCACTTCGGGCGCGTTCGTCGATCTCTGGCATCACTACAACGAACGGCTGTTCGCGCTCTGGCGGCGCGAACGGTTTCCGTTGGTCGATTTCGATACGGACTCCGATCGCTATCTCGATCGCCTGGCCGCGATCTGCGAACGGCTCGGGCTCGATCCTGCGCGGTCGGATGAGCGGTTCTTCGAAGCGTCGCTCAGGACGGCGCAACGGAACGGCACGGGCGCCGAGTTGGTGATACCCGATCGAACCCGACGCCTTTACCGGGACCTGAAAGAGGCCGCTTCGGACTGA
- a CDS encoding sulfotransferase family protein, protein MTDVPKVDFLVVGVQKAGTTALYQFLRSHPRLFLHRKAKELHFFDRDHLIDWASPDYSRYEAMFAGKQPGQYAGEATPAYAFWPRSPERIARYNPQMRLIMCLRDPADRAFSHWQMESQRGNEWLNLADAVRTGRHRTLINDKSLRRFSYVERGFYGEQIARLHDHFPKDQLLVTTHDAMRADLPAFLDMICRFLDIAPFADYPENRTIRPQQMSAPAGAPDPAEIEYLRTLYRDDIEKTEALTGLDLSAWRTGVSV, encoded by the coding sequence ATGACTGACGTGCCGAAAGTCGATTTTCTCGTCGTCGGCGTACAAAAAGCCGGAACGACGGCGCTATACCAGTTTCTGCGCTCGCATCCCCGGCTTTTCCTGCACCGCAAGGCCAAGGAATTGCATTTCTTCGACCGGGATCATCTTATAGACTGGGCGTCGCCCGACTATTCGCGCTACGAGGCCATGTTCGCCGGCAAGCAGCCTGGGCAATATGCAGGCGAAGCGACGCCAGCCTATGCGTTCTGGCCGCGATCGCCCGAACGCATCGCGCGGTACAATCCCCAAATGCGACTGATCATGTGCCTGCGGGACCCGGCAGACCGGGCTTTTTCGCACTGGCAGATGGAGAGTCAGCGCGGCAACGAGTGGTTGAATTTAGCCGATGCGGTGCGGACCGGACGTCACAGGACGTTGATCAACGACAAAAGCCTGCGGCGTTTCAGCTATGTCGAACGGGGGTTTTACGGCGAACAGATCGCCCGCCTGCACGACCATTTTCCGAAGGACCAGCTACTCGTGACAACGCATGACGCAATGCGCGCCGACTTGCCGGCCTTTCTGGATATGATTTGCCGCTTTCTCGATATCGCGCCGTTCGCCGATTATCCCGAAAACCGGACGATCCGGCCGCAGCAAATGAGCGCCCCCGCCGGTGCGCCGGATCCTGCCGAAATCGAGTATCTGCGCACGCTCTATCGGGACGATATAGAAAAAACCGAGGCCCTGACCGGACTCGACCTGTCAGCCTGGCGGACGGGCGTGTCAGTCTGA
- a CDS encoding DUF1330 domain-containing protein yields MEVLNEVTPTDPDRIKGLMEPGPEGPIFMVNLLKFKDRAEYADGRETDLTGREAYAIYGKAVAELLPKFGGKPVFLGDVTFLSLGQVEELWDEIAIASYPSRADMVRMSMSPEWQEISVHRTAGLKGQLNIETVVPPSLAGSEWAVRAE; encoded by the coding sequence ATGGAAGTCCTGAACGAGGTAACGCCGACCGATCCGGATCGTATCAAGGGGTTGATGGAGCCGGGGCCGGAGGGGCCCATATTCATGGTCAATCTGCTCAAGTTCAAGGACAGGGCCGAATATGCGGACGGCCGCGAAACCGATCTTACAGGCCGCGAAGCCTATGCGATCTACGGCAAGGCAGTCGCCGAACTCCTTCCGAAATTCGGAGGGAAGCCGGTATTTTTAGGCGATGTCACCTTCCTGTCGCTCGGCCAGGTCGAGGAGCTGTGGGACGAGATCGCCATCGCTTCCTATCCGTCTCGCGCCGACATGGTCCGCATGTCGATGTCGCCCGAATGGCAGGAGATCAGCGTCCACAGAACGGCCGGCCTCAAAGGCCAGCTGAATATCGAGACCGTCGTCCCGCCAAGCTTGGCCGGCAGTGAATGGGCGGTAAGGGCGGAATAG
- the speD gene encoding adenosylmethionine decarboxylase: MTVRPPLPYDGRHVLADFHGCAAPLDDIGLVERALRDAAQTAGATILDLNLHHFGQGQGVTGVALLAESHLSIHTWPEHDYAALDLFLCGRRHDIDAALRVLADAFAPADIARRTIARGYGVAALVD; this comes from the coding sequence ATGACGGTTAGGCCGCCCTTACCCTATGACGGCCGCCATGTGCTGGCGGACTTTCATGGCTGCGCAGCGCCGCTCGACGATATCGGGCTTGTCGAACGCGCGCTGCGCGATGCGGCGCAGACGGCCGGCGCGACGATCCTCGATCTCAATCTCCATCATTTCGGCCAGGGGCAGGGGGTGACGGGCGTCGCCCTGCTCGCGGAATCGCATCTGTCGATCCACACCTGGCCCGAACATGATTACGCCGCGCTCGACCTGTTCCTGTGCGGCCGGCGCCACGATATCGATGCGGCGCTGCGGGTGCTGGCGGACGCCTTCGCGCCGGCGGACATCGCCAGACGGACGATCGCGCGTGGCTACGGCGTTGCCGCGCTCGTCGACTGA
- a CDS encoding polyamine aminopropyltransferase: MADTAAPEPRSGGHAGPLAYALIASVFVVAICGLVYQLLASTIASYLLGDSVTQFSTIIGVYLFAMGIGSWFSRYVKKDELRLFIRAEILIALIGGWAAAILFMLFPVVDEFRVALYALVLVIGFLVGLEIPLLMQILREDFDFRETVSTVLTFDYVGALAASLLFPLILMPFIGMIRTGFLFGLLNVVVAIALIAIQPRSRRLPVEMLAGSLVAASLVIGFLGAERFQRLAETASIDEPIIHATSTPFQRIVLTRRGDNVSLFLNGNLQFSSLDEYRYHEALVLPNLGRVENPRNVLILGGGDGLAAREVLRHPEVERVTLVDLDPAMTRLFRDTPLLARLNDGSLSDSRMTVINADGFRWVREDDGLYDAIVIDFPDPTDFSLGKLYTTSFYRALRNRLAPGGMVSVQSGSPYVAPRAFWTIAATLEAAGFETRPYHAYVPSFGEWGFILASPAGVPEDAEILPGGRFVTADSEPALFEFPPDMAPVAAEPNRLDNQLLVRTFADEWRRYDG; encoded by the coding sequence TTGGCTGACACGGCCGCGCCCGAGCCCCGGTCCGGGGGCCATGCAGGGCCGCTCGCCTATGCCCTGATCGCGTCGGTCTTCGTCGTCGCGATCTGCGGGCTCGTCTATCAGCTGCTCGCCAGCACCATTGCCAGCTATCTGCTCGGCGACAGCGTTACCCAGTTTTCCACGATCATCGGTGTCTATCTGTTCGCGATGGGGATCGGCAGCTGGTTCTCACGCTATGTGAAGAAGGATGAGCTAAGGCTCTTCATTCGTGCCGAAATCCTGATCGCGCTGATCGGCGGTTGGGCAGCGGCGATCCTCTTTATGCTCTTCCCGGTCGTCGATGAGTTCCGCGTCGCTCTTTATGCGCTGGTTCTCGTCATCGGCTTTCTCGTCGGTCTCGAAATCCCGCTGCTGATGCAGATCCTGCGCGAGGATTTCGACTTCCGAGAGACCGTCTCGACCGTCCTGACCTTCGACTATGTCGGCGCGCTTGCCGCGTCGCTGCTTTTCCCGCTGATCCTGATGCCGTTCATCGGGATGATCCGCACCGGCTTCCTGTTCGGGCTGCTCAATGTCGTGGTCGCGATCGCGTTGATCGCCATCCAGCCCAGGAGCAGGCGCCTGCCGGTCGAGATGCTGGCCGGGTCGCTGGTCGCTGCGTCGCTCGTCATCGGCTTTCTCGGCGCCGAACGGTTCCAGCGGCTGGCCGAGACCGCGAGTATCGACGAGCCGATTATCCATGCGACCTCGACGCCGTTCCAGCGCATCGTGCTGACCCGGCGGGGCGACAATGTCTCGCTGTTCCTGAACGGCAATCTGCAATTTTCTTCGCTCGACGAATATCGTTATCATGAGGCGCTGGTGCTCCCCAATCTTGGCCGTGTGGAAAACCCGCGCAATGTGCTGATCCTCGGCGGCGGCGACGGGCTCGCGGCGCGCGAAGTGCTCCGCCATCCCGAGGTCGAGCGCGTCACCCTGGTCGATCTCGATCCGGCGATGACGCGATTGTTTCGCGATACGCCGTTGCTCGCCCGGCTCAATGACGGTTCGCTCAGCGATTCCCGGATGACGGTGATCAACGCGGACGGTTTCCGCTGGGTCCGCGAGGATGATGGACTGTACGATGCGATCGTCATCGACTTTCCCGATCCCACCGATTTCTCGCTCGGCAAGCTATACACAACAAGCTTCTACCGCGCGCTTCGCAACCGGCTGGCGCCGGGCGGGATGGTTTCGGTGCAGAGCGGCTCGCCCTATGTCGCGCCGCGCGCCTTCTGGACGATCGCCGCGACGCTGGAGGCGGCCGGTTTCGAGACACGGCCCTATCATGCCTATGTTCCGAGCTTCGGCGAATGGGGTTTCATCCTCGCCTCGCCGGCCGGCGTGCCGGAAGACGCCGAGATCCTGCCGGGCGGCCGTTTCGTGACCGCCGATTCCGAACCCGCCCTGTTCGAATTCCCGCCGGATATGGCGCCCGTCGCGGCCGAGCCGAACCGGCTCGACAATCAGCTCCTCGTGCGCACCTTCGCCGACGAATGGCGGCGCTATGACGGTTAG
- a CDS encoding DUF350 domain-containing protein gives MNLFSFYLVGATLLYAGVGIFVMVVAFVILDLLTPGSLWEEIEKKQNVAVAIFAGAIALGLSIIVAAAIVG, from the coding sequence ATGAACCTATTCAGCTTTTATCTAGTGGGCGCGACGCTGCTCTACGCGGGCGTCGGCATCTTCGTCATGGTCGTCGCCTTCGTCATTCTCGACCTGCTGACCCCGGGCAGCCTCTGGGAAGAGATCGAGAAGAAGCAGAATGTCGCGGTAGCCATATTCGCCGGCGCCATCGCGCTGGGCCTGTCGATCATCGTGGCGGCCGCGATCGTTGGCTGA
- a CDS encoding DUF4178 domain-containing protein, producing the protein MPPEDDRPNPWGEPAPEAAAGPTAERIVVPSESDSAPAAEQFNCPNCGGTVEIKAAGYSVSIACQYCGSTLDVSNPDVSIIQRYEGEVRKLELPLGSRGMMRGTEWEVIGYQRRSENGQYPWDEYLLFNPYEGYAFLDTDGRGWSLGRQLTAAPEKKTLVGFEVDGEFYEPFYAQTRAQVDYVLGEFYWRVKVGDEALTADFVRPGKMLSWERTRNETVWTLSELLEPHEITDAFGIDPPKGGGLPLPHQPSPYRQKAGQFMKLAVAVAVALLVITFLFGGTSDPQTTRINLATNGVEQTAKVGPIVLDRPRQAVTVSAQAPGIENSWIDLTYTLTNRDTGEIFEANNVVERYSGRDAEGNWSEGSSYSTSKFSMIPAGTYELNVFAAGSRWTQSQFGSSSNAQVDVTIEKGATFYSNLFLALLVVFAPALWQWFKHLSFESRRKSDSDFAGGDDD; encoded by the coding sequence ATGCCGCCTGAGGACGATCGGCCCAACCCCTGGGGCGAACCGGCCCCGGAAGCAGCGGCAGGGCCGACGGCCGAGCGCATCGTCGTGCCGTCCGAAAGCGACAGCGCGCCCGCCGCCGAACAGTTCAACTGTCCCAATTGCGGCGGCACGGTGGAGATCAAGGCAGCCGGCTATTCGGTCAGCATCGCCTGCCAATATTGCGGGTCCACGCTGGATGTCAGTAATCCCGATGTCAGTATAATCCAGCGTTACGAAGGCGAAGTCCGTAAGCTCGAACTGCCGCTTGGCAGCAGGGGCATGATGCGTGGCACCGAATGGGAAGTGATCGGCTATCAGCGCCGTTCGGAGAACGGTCAATATCCGTGGGACGAATATCTGCTGTTCAATCCGTACGAGGGCTACGCGTTTCTGGACACCGACGGACGCGGCTGGAGCCTGGGGCGGCAGCTCACCGCGGCGCCCGAAAAGAAGACGCTGGTCGGCTTCGAGGTCGATGGCGAATTCTACGAGCCCTTCTATGCCCAGACCCGCGCGCAGGTCGATTATGTGCTCGGCGAGTTCTACTGGCGCGTGAAGGTCGGCGACGAGGCGCTGACGGCCGATTTCGTCCGGCCCGGCAAGATGCTAAGCTGGGAACGAACGCGCAACGAGACGGTCTGGACGCTGTCCGAACTGCTCGAACCGCACGAGATTACCGACGCCTTCGGCATCGATCCGCCCAAGGGCGGAGGTTTGCCGCTGCCTCATCAGCCATCGCCCTATCGCCAAAAGGCCGGGCAATTCATGAAACTGGCGGTGGCGGTGGCTGTCGCCCTGCTTGTCATCACATTCCTGTTCGGGGGAACCAGCGATCCGCAAACGACGCGAATCAATCTCGCGACCAACGGCGTCGAGCAGACCGCCAAGGTCGGGCCGATCGTCCTGGATCGCCCGCGCCAGGCGGTCACGGTTTCGGCCCAGGCGCCGGGGATCGAGAATAGTTGGATCGATCTCACCTATACGCTGACCAATCGCGATACGGGCGAGATATTCGAGGCGAACAATGTCGTCGAACGCTATTCGGGTCGGGATGCGGAGGGCAACTGGTCCGAGGGGAGCAGCTATTCGACCAGCAAATTCTCGATGATTCCGGCAGGAACTTATGAGCTCAACGTGTTCGCGGCGGGAAGCCGCTGGACACAAAGCCAGTTCGGCAGCAGCAGCAACGCGCAGGTCGACGTGACGATCGAGAAGGGCGCGACCTTCTACTCGAACCTCTTCCTTGCGTTGCTGGTCGTGTTCGCCCCGGCGCTCTGGCAATGGTTCAAGCATCTGAGCTTTGAATCGCGCCGGAAGTCGGACAGCGATTTCGCGGGAGGTGACGATGATTGA
- a CDS encoding DUF4178 domain-containing protein — MQSENCPNCGAEVIFRSPALPARICDYCHSTVKRIADGVELAGEVAVLPFDVSPIQIGTRGEYGGKHFDVIGRIRLAYDQGAWNDWLCLFSDMTHGWLSESDGQFQMVIERPLKEIRSKLIRGLAKGKKARIGDRTQIDGSEFVVADARMATCVAAEGELPFAPSTGWEVFNVDLRDADGFSANFELEEDEDPAFYMGHYVTLAELNPKNLRAIHGWKMPDYAA; from the coding sequence ATGCAGTCCGAAAACTGCCCCAACTGCGGTGCGGAAGTGATCTTCCGCTCGCCCGCGCTGCCCGCCCGCATCTGCGACTATTGCCACAGTACGGTGAAGCGCATCGCCGACGGCGTCGAGCTGGCCGGCGAAGTCGCTGTGCTGCCGTTCGATGTGAGCCCGATCCAGATCGGCACGCGCGGCGAATATGGCGGCAAGCATTTCGATGTCATCGGTCGCATTCGTCTGGCCTATGACCAGGGGGCGTGGAACGACTGGCTCTGCCTGTTTTCGGACATGACGCATGGCTGGCTCAGCGAGTCCGACGGCCAGTTCCAGATGGTTATCGAGCGACCGCTCAAGGAAATCCGCTCCAAGCTGATCCGGGGACTGGCGAAGGGTAAGAAGGCCCGGATCGGCGATCGCACGCAGATCGACGGTTCCGAGTTCGTCGTCGCCGATGCGCGTATGGCGACCTGTGTGGCGGCGGAGGGCGAACTGCCCTTCGCGCCGTCGACGGGTTGGGAAGTCTTCAATGTCGATCTTCGCGATGCCGACGGATTCTCGGCGAATTTCGAGCTGGAGGAAGACGAGGACCCGGCCTTCTATATGGGGCACTATGTGACGCTGGCCGAACTCAACCCCAAAAATCTGCGCGCTATCCATGGCTGGAAGATGCCCGATTATGCCGCCTGA